Proteins encoded in a region of the Apilactobacillus apisilvae genome:
- a CDS encoding YqgQ family protein, which translates to MNTLYDVQQLLKRFGIYVYVGKRIWDIEVMALELDHLNESNVITQKEFIQAKLVLKHEHKIEENKTENNNI; encoded by the coding sequence ATGAATACGTTGTATGATGTGCAACAACTATTAAAAAGATTTGGTATTTATGTTTATGTAGGTAAAAGAATTTGGGATATTGAAGTTATGGCTTTAGAACTGGATCATTTAAATGAATCAAATGTCATTACTCAAAAAGAGTTTATACAAGCTAAACTAGTTTTAAAACATGAACATAAAATCGAAGAAAATAAAACTGAGAATAACAATATTTAG
- the glnA gene encoding type I glutamate--ammonia ligase, producing MATKHDYSKDDIRRIVKEKDVKFLRLMFTDVLGTLKNVEVPISQLDELLDNKLMFDGSSIEGFVRIEESDMYLHPDLSTWMIFPWSSEKGKIARVICEVYKPNGEPFEGDPRNNLIRVLKDMKDAGFTSFNIGPEPEFFLFKMDENGKPTVKLNDQGSYFDMAPLDLGGNCRRDIVLTLEEMGFDVEAAHHEVAPGQHEIDFKYADALNAADNIQTFKLVVKTVARKHGLYATFMPKPLSGINGSGMHLNMSLFNKDGDVFYDKKGDLELSKTAYHFLGGLIKHAKSYTAICNPIVNSYKRLVPGYEAPVYVAWSGSNRSPLIRVPNARGLATRLEVRSADPTANPYMAVAAVLEAGLDGLRNEIVPPKSVDRNIYHMNAQERKENQIVNLPDDLLDALKELSYDNTIKHALGEKIFNSFLAAKHLEYDAYRAQVSEWEREQYMEQY from the coding sequence ATGGCTACAAAACATGATTATTCAAAAGACGACATCCGTCGTATTGTAAAAGAAAAAGATGTTAAATTTTTAAGATTAATGTTTACTGATGTTTTAGGAACATTAAAAAATGTTGAGGTCCCAATTAGTCAGTTAGATGAATTACTAGATAATAAGTTAATGTTTGATGGTTCATCTATTGAAGGATTCGTTAGAATTGAAGAAAGTGATATGTATTTACATCCAGATCTTTCAACTTGGATGATTTTTCCTTGGAGCTCAGAAAAAGGGAAAATTGCTAGGGTTATTTGTGAAGTATACAAGCCTAATGGTGAACCGTTTGAAGGTGACCCTCGTAATAATTTAATTAGAGTTCTTAAAGATATGAAAGATGCCGGCTTTACTTCCTTTAATATTGGACCTGAACCAGAATTTTTCTTGTTCAAGATGGATGAAAATGGTAAACCAACAGTTAAATTGAATGATCAAGGTAGTTATTTTGATATGGCCCCTCTAGACTTAGGTGGAAATTGTCGCCGTGACATTGTTCTAACTCTTGAAGAAATGGGATTTGATGTCGAGGCTGCCCATCATGAAGTCGCCCCTGGACAACATGAAATTGACTTTAAATATGCTGATGCTTTAAATGCAGCAGATAATATTCAGACATTTAAATTGGTTGTTAAAACGGTTGCAAGAAAACATGGTCTTTATGCTACATTTATGCCAAAACCATTGAGTGGTATTAACGGTTCAGGAATGCATTTAAATATGTCATTATTCAATAAAGATGGTGATGTATTCTATGATAAAAAAGGTGATTTAGAATTATCCAAGACTGCATATCATTTCTTAGGTGGATTAATTAAACACGCTAAGAGTTACACTGCAATCTGTAATCCAATTGTTAACTCATACAAGCGTTTAGTTCCTGGATATGAAGCACCTGTTTACGTTGCTTGGTCAGGATCAAATCGTTCTCCATTAATCCGTGTACCTAATGCTCGTGGACTTGCAACTAGATTAGAAGTAAGAAGTGCTGATCCAACAGCTAATCCATATATGGCAGTTGCTGCAGTGCTTGAAGCTGGTCTTGATGGGTTAAGAAATGAAATTGTTCCACCAAAGAGTGTTGATAGAAATATTTATCATATGAATGCTCAAGAAAGAAAAGAAAATCAAATTGTTAATTTACCAGATGATTTACTTGATGCACTTAAAGAATTATCTTATGACAATACAATTAAGCATGCATTGGGTGAGAAAATCTTTAACAGCTTCTTAGCTGCTAAGCATTTAGAATATGATGCATATCGTGCTCAAGTTTCTGAATGGGAAAGAGAACAATATATGGAACAATATTAA
- a CDS encoding MerR family transcriptional regulator: MKEKDLRRSLSVLPIGTVMKLTSLTARQIRYYEEQGLVSPERNEGNRRMYSLNDIDEILEIKDYLSEGMNISKIKKVYEQRKQDELNNKDTHKNLSDEEARKILSDELLNVGGLNYKDVKGNNSF; encoded by the coding sequence ATGAAAGAAAAAGACTTAAGACGTTCTTTATCAGTTTTACCAATTGGCACTGTTATGAAACTTACTAGTTTAACTGCTAGACAAATAAGATATTATGAAGAGCAGGGACTTGTTTCACCTGAAAGAAATGAAGGAAATCGCCGAATGTACTCTTTAAATGATATTGATGAGATTTTAGAGATTAAAGATTATTTATCTGAAGGGATGAACATTTCTAAAATTAAGAAAGTCTATGAGCAGCGTAAACAAGACGAGTTAAATAATAAAGATACTCATAAGAATTTGTCTGATGAAGAAGCTAGAAAAATACTTTCAGATGAACTTTTAAATGTTGGTGGTTTAAACTATAAAGATGTTAAGGGCAATAATTCTTTTTAA
- a CDS encoding rhomboid family intramembrane serine protease, with the protein MIKKLKESFIKIKNSSFYHDIDEKPFITELLLLIMAFVYIFGLITNTSDEIVMNGSMYRYPIQYFGQWWRFITPIFIHLGLLHIVMNGISLYYVGIQLEKIFGHFRYLLIFMLSGIMGNIVSFAFSNNPSAGASTAIFGLFGVFLMLGETFHDNVAVRKMSQSFLILIGINIVFDLTSTTIDLSGHLGGLIAGFFVPYIIGLPNYKVNKSKKILSFIVLLIIIIFCLKTGYMSNN; encoded by the coding sequence TTGATCAAAAAGTTAAAAGAATCATTTATTAAAATAAAAAATTCTTCTTTTTACCATGATATTGATGAAAAACCATTTATAACAGAGCTTTTATTGCTAATCATGGCTTTTGTTTATATTTTTGGTTTAATTACAAATACCAGTGATGAAATTGTTATGAATGGATCTATGTATAGATATCCAATTCAATATTTTGGTCAATGGTGGCGTTTTATTACACCAATATTTATTCATTTAGGTTTATTACATATTGTAATGAACGGAATTAGTTTATATTATGTAGGGATTCAATTAGAAAAGATCTTTGGCCATTTTCGTTACTTATTGATTTTCATGTTATCTGGTATTATGGGGAATATTGTTAGTTTTGCATTTTCTAATAATCCTAGTGCTGGTGCAAGTACTGCTATTTTTGGATTGTTTGGTGTTTTCTTAATGTTAGGGGAAACTTTTCATGATAACGTGGCAGTTAGAAAAATGTCACAAAGTTTTTTAATATTAATTGGTATTAATATAGTTTTTGATTTAACCAGTACAACAATTGACTTATCAGGGCACTTAGGTGGATTAATTGCAGGATTTTTTGTACCTTATATTATTGGATTACCAAATTATAAGGTCAATAAGTCTAAAAAGATACTTTCTTTTATTGTCTTATTAATAATCATAATTTTTTGTTTAAAAACTGGATATATGTCAAATAATTAG
- the miaA gene encoding tRNA (adenosine(37)-N6)-dimethylallyltransferase MiaA, with the protein MNKVLIIAGPTAIGKTSLSISLAKKFDGEIISGDSMQVYRHLSIGTAKVTSNEMDGVKHHLINFKDVNERYSASNFVDDAKNLIKDISSRGKLPIIVGGTGFYLQSLVDGFKFGQSFDKDNKLRNDLHKYSIDNGKYNLWKRLDKVDHESAINIPVNNERRIIRSLEFYKQSGNKFSEQNDKSDIEIDSYIIALNTNRNNLYQRINKRVDDMFSSGLVDEAKWLYNKGGLDLPACKGIGYKEFDGYFNGNLNLNDVKDLIQKNSRHYAKRQLTWFRNKMDVTWYDILNNKEEIYSIEQDITKWINK; encoded by the coding sequence ATGAATAAAGTTTTAATAATAGCTGGACCTACAGCGATAGGTAAAACGTCATTGTCTATATCGTTGGCCAAAAAATTTGATGGTGAAATTATTTCTGGTGATTCAATGCAAGTTTATAGACATTTGAGCATTGGAACAGCTAAAGTTACAAGTAATGAAATGGATGGAGTAAAACATCATCTTATTAATTTTAAAGATGTTAATGAACGATATTCAGCATCTAATTTTGTTGATGATGCTAAAAATTTAATTAAAGATATATCTAGTAGGGGTAAATTGCCTATCATAGTTGGAGGTACTGGATTCTACTTACAATCCTTAGTTGATGGTTTTAAATTTGGTCAAAGCTTCGACAAAGATAACAAATTGAGAAATGATTTACATAAATATTCAATTGATAATGGTAAATATAATTTGTGGAAACGCTTAGATAAAGTTGATCATGAATCAGCAATTAATATTCCTGTTAATAATGAGCGTCGTATTATTAGATCTTTGGAATTTTATAAACAATCGGGGAATAAATTTTCTGAACAAAATGACAAGTCTGATATTGAAATTGATAGTTATATAATTGCATTAAACACCAATCGTAATAACTTATACCAAAGAATTAATAAACGAGTAGATGATATGTTTAGCAGTGGTTTAGTCGACGAAGCTAAGTGGCTGTATAATAAAGGCGGATTAGATTTGCCAGCATGCAAAGGGATAGGCTATAAAGAGTTTGATGGTTATTTTAATGGAAATTTAAATCTAAATGATGTTAAAGATTTAATTCAGAAGAATTCAAGACACTATGCTAAAAGACAATTAACTTGGTTTAGAAATAAAATGGATGTTACATGGTATGACATTTTAAATAATAAGGAAGAAATTTATTCAATTGAACAAGATATAACTAAATGGATTAATAAATAA
- the rpmG gene encoding 50S ribosomal protein L33, with the protein MRVHITLECTECHERNYLSTKSRRNNPDRLELNKYCPRQRKVTLHRETK; encoded by the coding sequence ATGAGAGTACACATTACACTAGAATGTACAGAATGTCACGAACGTAACTACTTATCAACTAAGAGTCGTCGTAATAACCCTGATCGTTTGGAACTAAATAAATATTGTCCACGTCAAAGAAAAGTTACATTACATCGTGAAACAAAATAA
- a CDS encoding ROK family glucokinase has translation MVRKLIGIDLGGTTTKLGFLTDSGEILDKWAITTDVSANGSHIVPNIIESITKKMENSDHKIDDFVGIGMGTPGSVDREAGTVIGAYNLNWKTTQKIKDQIEQALGLPFSIDNDANVASLGEYWQGAGSKDSDVVFVTLGTGVGGGVIINGELAHGINGGAGEIGHITVEPGGFMCTCGKRGCLEQYASATGVINVAKSLSTEFTGNSRLKEMINTGEEITSKIVFFLADNGDIFANQVVDRVCYFLGLALANVGNTLNPGNIVIGGGVSNAGNTLLQPTTKYFQENAFRPVRDSTKIRLAQLGNDAGVIGAASLALRNTQK, from the coding sequence ATGGTACGTAAATTGATTGGAATTGACTTAGGAGGAACAACTACAAAATTAGGCTTTTTAACAGATAGTGGTGAAATTCTTGATAAATGGGCTATTACCACAGATGTAAGCGCTAACGGAAGTCATATTGTTCCAAATATTATTGAATCTATTACAAAAAAGATGGAAAACTCTGATCATAAAATTGATGATTTTGTAGGTATTGGAATGGGAACTCCAGGTTCAGTGGATCGTGAAGCAGGTACAGTAATTGGTGCTTATAACTTAAACTGGAAGACAACTCAAAAAATCAAGGATCAAATTGAACAGGCTTTAGGCCTTCCTTTTTCCATAGATAATGATGCTAACGTTGCCTCATTGGGAGAATATTGGCAAGGTGCCGGTAGTAAAGATTCTGATGTTGTTTTTGTTACTTTAGGAACTGGTGTTGGTGGTGGTGTCATTATTAATGGTGAATTAGCTCATGGTATTAATGGTGGCGCTGGTGAAATTGGCCATATTACTGTTGAACCAGGTGGCTTTATGTGTACTTGTGGTAAACGTGGATGTTTAGAACAATATGCTTCAGCTACTGGTGTGATTAATGTGGCAAAAAGTTTATCTACTGAATTTACTGGTAATTCAAGATTAAAAGAAATGATTAATACTGGCGAAGAAATTACTTCTAAAATTGTTTTCTTCTTAGCTGACAATGGTGATATTTTTGCTAATCAGGTTGTTGACCGTGTATGTTATTTCTTAGGTTTAGCTTTAGCTAATGTTGGTAACACTCTAAATCCTGGTAATATTGTTATTGGTGGTGGTGTATCTAACGCTGGTAACACATTACTACAACCAACAACTAAATATTTCCAAGAAAACGCTTTTAGACCCGTTCGTGATTCTACTAAAATTCGTTTAGCCCAATTAGGTAATGATGCTGGTGTTATCGGTGCTGCATCGCTTGCGTTAAGAAATACTCAAAAATAA
- a CDS encoding 5-formyltetrahydrofolate cyclo-ligase, which yields MDKKNIRKQIIGLLKNKNHKSYYEHKLYKKLFNSLEWKNSDSIAITISLKFEIDTRPIIRKAFLDNKEVFVPKVISKEEMVFINCTEDTKFKKSSFDIYEPLFTFKANISDIDLLIVPGLAFSLDNNRLGFGGGFYDRILKKYNGYTLSLCFKEQIYQKALWKVDDFDQKVKRIIY from the coding sequence ATGGATAAAAAAAATATTAGAAAACAAATTATTGGTCTATTAAAAAATAAGAATCATAAAAGTTATTATGAACACAAACTTTATAAAAAATTATTTAATAGTTTAGAATGGAAAAATAGCGACTCTATAGCAATCACTATAAGTTTAAAATTTGAAATTGATACAAGACCGATTATTAGAAAGGCTTTTTTAGATAATAAGGAAGTTTTTGTTCCTAAAGTCATATCTAAAGAAGAAATGGTCTTTATTAATTGTACTGAAGATACTAAATTTAAAAAAAGTTCTTTTGATATATATGAACCATTATTTACTTTTAAAGCTAATATTAGTGATATTGATCTATTAATTGTCCCAGGTTTGGCCTTTTCTTTAGATAATAATCGTTTGGGATTTGGCGGCGGTTTTTACGATCGAATTTTAAAAAAATATAATGGATATACTCTTTCTCTTTGTTTCAAGGAACAAATATATCAAAAAGCACTTTGGAAAGTTGATGATTTTGATCAAAAAGTTAAAAGAATCATTTATTAA
- a CDS encoding DUF3042 family protein, whose amino-acid sequence MKKFGNGFLLGVLATLSAVVGALFSFKKTVVEPVENHEQKLEENRKRVLRKQRSAHLN is encoded by the coding sequence ATGAAGAAATTTGGAAACGGATTCTTGTTAGGTGTATTAGCTACACTAAGCGCTGTCGTTGGTGCATTATTTTCTTTTAAAAAGACAGTCGTTGAACCTGTAGAAAATCATGAACAAAAGCTTGAAGAAAACAGAAAGCGTGTTTTAAGAAAGCAACGTTCTGCTCATCTAAATTAA
- the efp gene encoding elongation factor P, translated as MATISTAQFKTGLTIKVDNAIWRIVNFQHVKPGKGGAFVRSKLKNLRTGAVQDKTFRSGAKMEQAQIDSKTMQYLYEDGSGYVFMDMETYDQLTVPGEKIKDALNYLQENMEVNIVQYENEVIGIEVPKTVTLEVEETEPGIKGNTASGGSKPATMTTGLIVQVPFFVNAGDKLLINTTEGSYISRA; from the coding sequence ATGGCAACAATTTCAACAGCTCAGTTTAAAACTGGATTAACAATTAAGGTTGATAATGCAATTTGGCGTATTGTTAACTTTCAACATGTAAAGCCTGGTAAGGGTGGTGCTTTTGTTCGTTCTAAGTTAAAGAACTTAAGAACTGGAGCGGTTCAAGATAAGACTTTCCGTTCAGGTGCCAAAATGGAACAAGCACAAATTGATTCTAAAACTATGCAATATTTATACGAAGATGGTTCTGGTTATGTATTCATGGATATGGAAACATACGACCAATTAACTGTTCCTGGTGAAAAAATAAAAGATGCTTTAAATTACTTGCAAGAAAACATGGAAGTAAACATTGTTCAATATGAAAATGAAGTAATTGGTATCGAAGTTCCTAAGACTGTTACTTTAGAAGTTGAAGAAACTGAACCTGGCATTAAGGGGAATACTGCATCAGGTGGTAGTAAACCTGCTACTATGACAACTGGATTAATTGTTCAAGTTCCTTTCTTTGTTAATGCTGGTGACAAACTATTAATTAATACTACTGAAGGTAGTTATATTTCAAGAGCTTAA
- the nusB gene encoding transcription antitermination factor NusB, producing MNFTRHKIREFAFQTLFAINANDTTDKELFFHAISETEDDIPSYYLELVNGVLEKREELDTKISEYLISGWSIDRIAKTDLAILRMAFFEIFYVDDIPSKVAINEALELTKKYSDDHSRKFVNGVLSNAIL from the coding sequence GTGAATTTTACGAGACATAAAATAAGAGAGTTTGCATTTCAAACATTGTTTGCAATTAATGCAAATGATACTACAGATAAAGAGCTTTTTTTTCATGCCATTTCAGAAACAGAAGATGATATTCCATCTTATTATTTGGAATTAGTTAATGGTGTTTTAGAAAAAAGAGAAGAATTAGATACTAAAATTAGTGAATATCTTATTTCAGGTTGGTCAATTGATAGGATTGCTAAAACTGATCTAGCAATTCTTAGAATGGCTTTCTTTGAAATCTTTTATGTAGATGATATTCCATCTAAGGTAGCAATTAATGAAGCTTTAGAGTTAACTAAGAAATATAGTGATGATCATTCACGTAAATTTGTTAATGGTGTTCTATCTAATGCTATTTTATAA
- the rplU gene encoding 50S ribosomal protein L21: MYAIIVTGGKQYKVAEGDSIYVEKLNANEGDKVNFDQVVFVGGDSAKVGTPLVDGASVEGTVEKHGRGKKITILRYKPKKGARSKKGHRQPYTKVTIDSIKA, translated from the coding sequence ATGTACGCAATTATCGTAACAGGCGGTAAGCAATATAAAGTTGCTGAAGGTGACTCAATCTATGTTGAAAAGTTAAACGCAAACGAAGGTGACAAGGTTAACTTTGACCAAGTTGTTTTTGTTGGTGGTGACTCAGCTAAGGTTGGTACTCCTTTAGTAGACGGTGCTTCAGTTGAAGGTACTGTTGAAAAACACGGCCGTGGCAAGAAGATTACTATTCTTCGTTACAAACCTAAGAAGGGTGCCCGTTCAAAGAAGGGTCATAGACAACCATATACTAAGGTTACTATCGACTCAATCAAGGCATAG
- a CDS encoding rhodanese-like domain-containing protein, producing MYSSLVLVVLIIAVFFIINLSTRIRANRAANIINEEDFQKGSHRGQIVDLRETKDFDSGHILGARSMPYSTIKTFYGNIRSDMPVYLYDQGMNISMRTAIFLSKKGYKTIYILKSGYRNWNGKTKK from the coding sequence ATGTATTCTTCACTGGTTTTAGTAGTATTAATTATTGCTGTATTTTTTATTATTAACTTATCTACTAGAATAAGGGCTAATAGAGCTGCAAACATAATTAATGAAGAAGATTTTCAAAAGGGTAGTCATCGAGGTCAAATTGTCGATTTAAGAGAAACAAAAGATTTTGATTCTGGGCACATATTAGGTGCTAGAAGTATGCCATATTCAACCATTAAGACTTTTTATGGCAATATTAGATCTGATATGCCTGTTTACTTATATGATCAAGGTATGAATATTAGTATGCGCACTGCTATTTTTTTAAGTAAAAAAGGTTATAAAACTATTTATATTTTGAAAAGCGGTTATCGTAATTGGAACGGTAAAACAAAAAAATAA
- a CDS encoding ribosomal-processing cysteine protease Prp: MIKVNIYHNNLNDHITSFKLTGHADSGEYGKDIVCAAVSVLSISTVNGLDSVAHLESKVKSNNSDGGFMQVTIPEAKNHDTDIAAQAILSSFENGISDVSKNYAKYIKLDIIND; the protein is encoded by the coding sequence ATGATTAAGGTTAATATTTATCATAATAATTTAAATGATCATATAACATCTTTTAAATTAACTGGTCATGCTGATTCAGGAGAATATGGTAAGGATATAGTTTGTGCTGCTGTTTCTGTACTGTCTATTTCTACTGTAAATGGATTAGATAGTGTAGCGCACTTAGAGTCTAAAGTTAAAAGTAATAATTCTGATGGTGGTTTTATGCAGGTAACTATTCCTGAAGCTAAAAATCATGATACTGATATAGCTGCTCAAGCTATTTTAAGTAGTTTTGAAAATGGTATATCAGATGTTTCTAAAAATTATGCAAAATATATTAAATTAGATATAATAAACGATTAA
- a CDS encoding Asp23/Gls24 family envelope stress response protein, translating to MADSNNIALKSSSSQAGEMQISPRVLEIISSISAVQVKGVNRMRGSLANGVNELFGRKEFGKGIKLNFDNDKLIVDVYVYLNYGVSVPKVALNIQEQVKQQLLFMTELNLGEVNVHVEGIVPEKADNAFDSNNLFDDDDSDNKGEQ from the coding sequence ATGGCAGATAGTAACAATATTGCTTTGAAATCATCAAGTTCACAAGCTGGTGAAATGCAAATTTCTCCACGAGTATTAGAAATAATTTCTAGTATTTCTGCTGTTCAAGTTAAGGGCGTTAATCGGATGCGTGGTTCTTTAGCTAATGGGGTTAACGAACTTTTTGGTAGAAAAGAATTTGGCAAGGGAATTAAATTAAATTTTGATAACGATAAATTAATTGTCGATGTTTATGTTTACTTAAACTATGGTGTTTCCGTGCCTAAAGTGGCTTTAAATATCCAAGAACAAGTAAAACAACAACTCTTATTCATGACAGAACTAAATTTAGGTGAAGTTAATGTTCATGTAGAGGGAATTGTTCCTGAAAAAGCGGACAATGCATTTGATTCAAATAATTTGTTTGATGACGACGATAGTGATAATAAGGGTGAACAATAG
- a CDS encoding bifunctional 5,10-methylenetetrahydrofolate dehydrogenase/5,10-methenyltetrahydrofolate cyclohydrolase, with amino-acid sequence MATVIDGRLLAKKLNESTKEEVTIMNSKSIVPCLAVIIVGEDQASKRYVRSKHKKAEQLGIKSIVKALPEETTEKELLSVLDEYNHNDSINAILIQSPLPKHINEKFVMGHINPQKDVDGFQTINSGKLFLNENENYPVACTPKGIMKMLEEYNIELLGKKAVVIGRSTIVGRPMAALLINAGAEVSVINHYANVNDYTKDADIIVSATGELHTVTKKDVKSGATVIDVGQNLNEDGKLVGDVDYDDVSQVAGYITPVPGGVGPMTISTLMSQTVELTKWSEKHNE; translated from the coding sequence ATGGCAACTGTTATTGATGGAAGATTATTAGCAAAAAAGTTAAATGAAAGTACAAAAGAAGAAGTTACAATTATGAATAGTAAATCTATTGTTCCTTGTTTAGCAGTTATTATTGTAGGTGAAGATCAAGCTAGTAAGCGATATGTAAGAAGTAAACACAAGAAAGCTGAACAACTTGGTATTAAATCAATAGTAAAAGCATTGCCTGAAGAAACAACTGAAAAAGAATTATTATCAGTATTAGATGAATATAATCATAATGATTCAATTAATGCAATTTTAATTCAATCACCACTACCAAAACATATTAATGAAAAATTTGTAATGGGACATATCAATCCCCAAAAAGATGTCGATGGTTTTCAAACCATTAATTCTGGAAAATTATTTTTAAATGAAAACGAAAATTATCCAGTTGCTTGTACGCCTAAAGGTATTATGAAAATGCTTGAAGAATATAATATTGAATTATTGGGCAAAAAAGCAGTTGTGATTGGTAGAAGTACTATTGTTGGCAGACCAATGGCAGCATTATTAATTAATGCTGGTGCTGAAGTTAGTGTTATTAATCATTATGCTAACGTAAATGATTATACTAAAGATGCCGATATTATAGTTTCAGCTACTGGTGAATTACATACGGTTACTAAAAAAGATGTCAAATCAGGTGCTACTGTAATTGATGTTGGTCAGAATTTAAATGAAGATGGAAAATTAGTTGGGGACGTCGATTACGATGATGTATCTCAAGTAGCCGGTTACATTACGCCAGTTCCTGGTGGTGTTGGTCCGATGACAATTAGCACTTTAATGAGTCAAACCGTTGAACTTACAAAATGGAGTGAAAAACATAATGAGTAA
- the rpmA gene encoding 50S ribosomal protein L27: protein MLKMNLQFFSHHKGGGSTANGRDSAGRRLGTKAADGSTVTTGSIIYRQRGTHIYPGKNVKRANDDTLFALSDGVVRFERMGRKNRQVSVYPVSEAVSK, encoded by the coding sequence ATGTTAAAAATGAATCTACAATTCTTCTCTCACCATAAAGGGGGAGGTTCAACTGCTAACGGTCGTGATTCAGCAGGTCGTCGTCTAGGTACTAAGGCTGCTGATGGATCAACTGTTACAACTGGTTCAATCATCTATCGCCAACGTGGTACACATATTTACCCTGGTAAAAATGTTAAGCGTGCTAATGATGATACTTTATTTGCTTTATCAGATGGTGTTGTACGTTTTGAACGTATGGGCCGTAAGAATCGTCAAGTTTCAGTTTACCCTGTATCTGAAGCAGTTTCTAAATAA